The following are encoded together in the Triticum dicoccoides isolate Atlit2015 ecotype Zavitan chromosome 6B, WEW_v2.0, whole genome shotgun sequence genome:
- the LOC119325929 gene encoding uncharacterized protein At5g39865-like — translation MGCTGSRHALRGGIRKSFGRSRSGPAAAGAAHHTVALKSSTLGSLSLDRDEEMMKWRADSFGGAAKSKATTPAPPPQPQLARQQRQVIGTPTKTPVREPEVINVWELMEGLDDNKNEERDAAEDERREQSPPGSPEFDPEVISEFRKALGEASPPRDYKADGECVKKREIQRFPGIVRARVSAFQQRIDAKLAKLARPPTPTPTSPPPSPSPPPPPQPQLPPPPDSQRKVVLYLTSLRGIRKTFEDCWATKSILHGYGVRIDERDLSLHGGFKDELHASLGSAGRLPQVFVDGEHLGSAEDVRRLHEAGELSKALEACEMAPPSVGGKGAALEACSGCGGVRFVPCEECSGSCKVFLEELDSFRRCPDCNENGLVRCPLCCL, via the coding sequence ATGGGCTGCACGGGCTCCAGGCACGCGCTGCGGGGCGGCATCCGGAAGTCCTTCGGCCGGAGCCGCTCCGGCCCGGCGGCCGCCGGGGCGGCGCACCACACCGTCGCGCTCAAGTCCTCCACGCTGGGCTCACTCAGCCTCGACCGGGACGAGGAGATGATGAAGTGGCGCGCCGACAGCTTCGGCGGCGCCGCGAAGAGCAAGGCcaccacgccggcgccgcccccgcAGCCGCAGCTGGCGAGGCAGCAGCGGCAGGTGATTGGCACGCCCACCAAGACGCCGGTCCGCGAGCCCGAGGTGATCAATGTGTGGGAGCTCATGGAGGGTCTCGACGACAACAAGAACGAGGAGCGCGATGCGGCCGAGGACGAGCGCCGGGAGCAGTCGCCGCCGGGATCGCCGGAGTTCGATCCGGAAGTCATTTCGGAGTTCCGCAAGGCGCTCGGCGAGGCTTCGCCCCCGCGGGACTACAAGGCCGACGGCGAGTGCGTCAAGAAGCGCGAAATCCAGAGGTTTCCGGGCATCGTGCGCGCGCGGGTCAGCGCGTTCCAGCAGAGGATCGACGCGAAGCTCGCCAAGTTGGCGCGCCCACCCACGCCCACGCCCACGTCCccgcctccttctccttctccccctccgCCACCGCAGCCGCAGCTGCCTCCCCCGCCGGACAGCCAGCGGAAGGTGGTGCTGTACCTCACCAGCCTGCGCGGCATCCGCAAGACGTTCGAGGACTGCTGGGCCACCAAGTCCATCCTCCACGGCTACGGCGTGCGCATCGACGAGCGCGACCTTTCGCTACACGGCGGGTTCAAGGACGAGCTCCACGCCTCTCTGGGCTCCGCGGGCAGGCTGCCCCAGGTGTTCGTGGACGGCGAGCACCTGGGCAGCGCCGAAGACGTCCGCCGCTTGCACGAGGCCGGGGAGCTGTCCAAGGCGCTGGAGGCCTGCGAGATGGCGCCGCCGAGCGTGGGCGGCAAGGGCGCGGCGCTGGAGGCGTGCTCCGGGTGCGGCGGCGTCCGGTTCGTGCCGTGCGAGGAATGCTCCGGCAGCTGCAAGGTGTTCCTGGAGGAGCTGGACAGCTTCCGGCGGTGTCCCGACTGCAACGAGAACGGGCTCGTCCGGTGCCCGCTCTGCTGCTTGTGA